Below is a genomic region from Streptomyces sp. NBC_00461.
GGGAGCACGCATGCCCGGACCGCACCCCACCCCCGAGACTCCCCGCACGACCGCCCCGCCCCAGGACACCGCGACCGACGTCGTCCGCTGGGCGGCCTTCAGCTGCGTCCTCGTCCCCGTGGTCCTCCTCTGGTACGGCACCTCTCTCGCCGGCGCGACGGGCACGGCACTCGGTCTCGCCGCCGTCACCGGCGCCTGCCGCCTTCTGCTGCGCCAGTCCGAACGCTGCGCGGCGCGCCCGCCGGGCGGGGAACCCACGTCCCGCCGCGGCCGCCATCACAGAAGCGGCACGGGTGCTCACAGAGGCGGGCGTCACACTGGGGGAAGTACACCGGTCGGCTGACCGGTTTCCGCGCACGCGTCCGACGCTTTTCAGCCAACTTCCGGACACCGTGCATTCCTTGCCCCAACCACCCCCCAACCCCCGTTCCACCTGCACGGACAGGGGTGCGAGGGGACCGCGTACCCTACGTGGATTGGCCACTGCGACAAGGCGCACTTCCCTGCACGGCCCGTGAGTGCAACGCTTCGTGATCGAATGCTTCACGCCAAGTTGCCATGTCGACAATGTGCCGGTTGCCGAACCGGGTCACCCCGGCACCACGCGACACAGTAGATTCGATCTTGACGTCTTACGGCGGGGGACTCGTGCAGGACCGAGGGGAAACGTGCAGGAGCGACACAACCGAGGAGCCGCGACCACCGAGGGGGGCTTAGCAGTATGAGCCACGACTCCACTGCCGCGCCGGAAGCCGCGGCCCGGAAGCTTTCCGGGCGACGCCGCAAGGAGATCGTCGCGGTGCTGCTGTTCAGCGGCGGCCCCATCTTCGAGAGTTCCATACCACTGTCGGTGTTCGGTATCGACCGCCAGGATGCCGGCGTACCGCGCTACCGACTGCTGGTGTGCGGGGGTGAGGAAGGCCCGCTGCGGACCACAGGGGGCCTGGAACTCACGACGCCACACGGCCTGGAGGCGATCTCACGCGCAGGCACGGTCGTCGTGCCGGCCTGGCGCTCGATCACGTCTCCGCCACCGGAGGATGCGCTCGACGCACTGCGTCGGGCGCACGAAGAGGGTGCCCGCATAGTCGGCCTGTGCACCGGCGCCTTCGTCCTGGCGGCGGCGGGCCTGCTGGACGGCCGTCCCGCGACCACACACTGGATGTACGCGCCGACGCTGGCCAAGCGCTATCCGTCGGTGCACGTCGATCCGAGAGAACTCTTCGTCGACGACGGCGACGTGCTGACGTCCGCCGGGACGGCGGCCGGAATCGATCTCTGTCTCCACATCGTGCGGACGGACCACGGCAACGAGGCGGCGGGCGCGCTGGCCCGGCGTCTGGTCGTCCCGCCGCGCCGGTCGGGCGGTCAGGAGCGCTACCTCGATCGATCTTTACCAGAGGAGATCGGCGCCGACCCGCTCGCCGAGGTCGTCGCCTGGGCGCTGGAGCATCTGCACGAGCAGTTCGACGTGGAGACGCTCGCCGCGCGTGCGTACATGAGCAGGCGCACCTTCGACCGCCGTTTCCGCTCGCTCACGGGAAGCGCTCCCCTGCAGTGGCTGATCACTCAGCGCGTACTGCAGGCGCAGCGTCTCCTGGAGACGTCGGACTACTCGGTGGACGAGGTCGCGGGTCGCTGCGGCTTCCGCTCGCCGGTGGCCCTGCGCGGACACTTCCGCCGTCAGCTGGGTTCGTCTCCGGCCGCCTACCGCGCCGCGTACCGCGCTCGCCGTCCGCAGGGCGACAGGCCGGTCGACGTGGAGGGAGCGTCCGGCCCACCCGGGCCTCCGCCCCTGCTGCATCCGGAGGGACCGGTGCCGCTGCAGAGCCGACGGGCTGCGGCGAGCGCGTTGGGAGCGGCGGCGCTGTCCGCGTCCGCCCCCCTGGAGAACGGCCGTGAGGCATACGTCACGAGCCGGGCGAGCGTGCCGGGGCAACGCAGCAGCGGTATGTGAGCACGTCCTCGGACACCGGTCGGGCATGCTGTCTTCTCAGCCCGTCCGGCGTCCGAGGATCAGGCGCCTTCAGGACCGAGCAGGGATCCGGGGGCCGGAGCCCGCGGCGAGGCCCGCTGCCACACCGGGCACCCCAATAACCG
It encodes:
- a CDS encoding helix-turn-helix domain-containing protein, yielding MSHDSTAAPEAAARKLSGRRRKEIVAVLLFSGGPIFESSIPLSVFGIDRQDAGVPRYRLLVCGGEEGPLRTTGGLELTTPHGLEAISRAGTVVVPAWRSITSPPPEDALDALRRAHEEGARIVGLCTGAFVLAAAGLLDGRPATTHWMYAPTLAKRYPSVHVDPRELFVDDGDVLTSAGTAAGIDLCLHIVRTDHGNEAAGALARRLVVPPRRSGGQERYLDRSLPEEIGADPLAEVVAWALEHLHEQFDVETLAARAYMSRRTFDRRFRSLTGSAPLQWLITQRVLQAQRLLETSDYSVDEVAGRCGFRSPVALRGHFRRQLGSSPAAYRAAYRARRPQGDRPVDVEGASGPPGPPPLLHPEGPVPLQSRRAAASALGAAALSASAPLENGREAYVTSRASVPGQRSSGM